A window of Campylobacter ureolyticus contains these coding sequences:
- a CDS encoding peptidase U32 family protein: MKKPELLSPAGNLEKLKIALSYGADAVYASVGAFSLRQRSAKEFSKETFREGVEFTHKMGKKFYATINGFPFNAQLDKFKTHIEFLKDLGVDAFIIASPSIISLAKKISPDTEIHLSTQANVMNYMDAQIYYDMGVKRVVVAREIGLKDVISIKEKVPNLDIEIFIHGSMCFAYSGRCLISALQSGRFSNRGSCANDCRFNYEIYAKNDESGALFKLNEDENGTYIMNSKDLNLSSYVEKIMQSGAVDSFKIEGRTKSQYYAACATNAYRMAIDDALSGRFNAEIYQKELHTLKNRGFTDGYLVSRPFERKDTQNFNSTLEEGTHQVCAITLDGEFFDVKYKISKNTPYEILVPKDSKIETIENEIGKIYEKYGKFWLEFKVLKAKNNKEFDEIHSGNLNQIISPVKLPNFSFLRKEIE, translated from the coding sequence TTGAAAAAACCTGAGCTTTTATCACCTGCTGGGAATTTAGAAAAACTTAAAATTGCACTAAGTTATGGAGCTGATGCTGTATATGCAAGTGTAGGAGCTTTTTCCCTAAGGCAAAGAAGTGCAAAAGAATTTAGTAAAGAGACTTTTAGGGAGGGCGTTGAATTTACGCACAAAATGGGTAAAAAATTCTACGCCACTATAAATGGATTTCCATTTAATGCTCAGCTTGATAAGTTTAAAACCCATATTGAGTTTTTGAAGGATTTAGGCGTTGATGCCTTCATAATCGCAAGTCCAAGCATTATAAGCTTAGCTAAAAAAATATCTCCAGATACTGAAATTCATCTTTCAACACAAGCAAATGTTATGAATTATATGGATGCTCAAATTTATTATGATATGGGTGTAAAAAGAGTAGTTGTAGCTCGAGAAATAGGACTAAAAGATGTAATTTCAATAAAAGAAAAAGTGCCAAATTTAGATATTGAAATTTTTATTCATGGTTCTATGTGTTTTGCTTATAGTGGGAGATGCTTGATTTCAGCTTTGCAAAGTGGTAGATTTAGTAACCGTGGAAGTTGTGCAAATGATTGTAGATTTAATTATGAAATTTATGCTAAAAATGATGAAAGCGGTGCATTATTTAAGTTAAATGAAGATGAAAATGGCACTTATATAATGAACTCAAAAGATCTGAATTTAAGTTCTTACGTTGAAAAAATTATGCAAAGTGGAGCTGTTGATAGTTTTAAAATCGAGGGAAGAACAAAAAGCCAGTATTACGCCGCATGTGCAACAAATGCTTATAGAATGGCAATTGATGATGCACTTAGTGGCAGATTTAATGCTGAAATTTATCAAAAAGAACTTCATACTTTAAAAAATCGTGGTTTTACAGATGGATACTTAGTAAGTCGTCCATTTGAGAGAAAAGATACACAAAATTTTAACTCAACTTTGGAAGAAGGCACTCATCAAGTTTGTGCAATTACTTTAGATGGTGAGTTTTTTGATGTTAAATATAAAATTTCTAAAAACACACCTTATGAAATTTTGGTTCCAAAAGATAGCAAAATTGAAACAATTGAGAATGAAATAGGGAAAATTTATGAAAAATATGGTAAATTCTGGCTTGAATTTAAAGTTTTAAAAGCGAAAAATAACAAAGAATTTGATGAAATTCACAGCGGAAATTTAAATCAAATAATTTCGCCTGTAAAACTACCTAATTTCAGTTTTTTAAGAAAAGAAATAGAGTAA
- the purE gene encoding 5-(carboxyamino)imidazole ribonucleotide mutase: MKFVSIIMGSGSDLDIANEAAKVLESFGVKYEMIVSSAHRSPQRTHDYVIAAQNKGCEAFICIAGMAAHLAGVVASLTTKPVLGVPAGGGALGGVDSLYSTVQMPGGIPVATFAVGKAGAKNAAYFASQILSLSNEELALKIKNDRANMAKKVCEDSSKIEIILKEDK; encoded by the coding sequence ATGAAATTTGTATCTATTATAATGGGAAGTGGAAGCGATTTAGACATTGCAAATGAAGCAGCTAAGGTGCTTGAAAGCTTTGGTGTGAAATATGAAATGATAGTAAGTTCTGCTCATAGAAGTCCTCAAAGAACGCATGATTATGTTATAGCAGCACAAAATAAAGGTTGTGAGGCTTTTATCTGCATTGCAGGAATGGCAGCTCATCTAGCAGGCGTGGTTGCATCACTTACAACAAAACCAGTTTTAGGAGTTCCAGCAGGTGGTGGAGCTTTGGGCGGGGTTGATTCACTTTACTCAACTGTTCAAATGCCAGGAGGTATTCCAGTTGCTACTTTTGCAGTTGGTAAAGCAGGTGCGAAAAATGCAGCTTATTTTGCAAGTCAAATTCTATCTTTAAGCAATGAAGAACTTGCTTTAAAAATTAAAAACGATAGAGCAAATATGGCAAAAAAAGTTTGTGAAGATTCAAGTAAAATTGAAATTATCTTGAAGGAAGATAAATGA
- the glyQ gene encoding glycine--tRNA ligase subunit alpha, with amino-acid sequence MTFSKIILTLQDFWQAQGCVIVQPYDIPAGAGTFHHATFLRSLGKKPWRAAYVAPSRRPADGRYGENPNRLGAYYQFQVILKPSPSNIQELYLKSLEAIGFNLKNHDIRFVEDNWESPTLGAWGLGWEVWLDGMEVTQFTYFQQVGGIACEPISGEITYGLERLAMYLQNKENVFDIVWNEFKGDVITYGDVHKRSEYEFSKYSFEVADTNMLFKSFESAYNECLKTLKKELSLPAYDYCMLASHIFNLLDARGAISVTQRQDFILKIRYLAKGCAIVYASKDDPSLKEKFSEYFTDENS; translated from the coding sequence ATGACATTTTCAAAAATAATTTTAACTTTGCAAGATTTTTGGCAAGCCCAAGGTTGCGTGATAGTTCAACCTTACGATATTCCTGCAGGAGCTGGGACTTTTCATCACGCAACTTTTTTAAGAAGTCTTGGTAAAAAGCCTTGGCGAGCAGCTTATGTGGCACCATCTAGACGTCCTGCAGATGGAAGATATGGTGAAAACCCAAATAGATTAGGTGCGTATTATCAATTTCAAGTTATTTTAAAACCAAGTCCTAGTAATATTCAAGAACTTTATTTAAAAAGTTTGGAAGCCATTGGTTTTAATCTTAAAAATCATGACATAAGATTTGTTGAAGACAATTGGGAGAGCCCAACTCTTGGAGCTTGGGGGCTTGGTTGGGAAGTTTGGCTTGATGGTATGGAGGTAACTCAATTTACTTATTTTCAACAAGTTGGAGGAATAGCTTGCGAGCCTATAAGTGGTGAGATAACTTATGGTTTGGAGCGACTTGCCATGTATTTACAAAACAAAGAAAATGTTTTTGACATAGTTTGGAATGAATTTAAAGGTGATGTAATAACTTATGGAGATGTTCATAAAAGAAGTGAGTATGAGTTTAGCAAATATAGTTTTGAAGTAGCTGATACAAATATGCTTTTTAAGTCTTTTGAAAGTGCTTATAATGAGTGTTTGAAAACTCTTAAAAAAGAATTATCTCTTCCTGCATATGATTACTGTATGCTTGCATCACACATATTTAATTTACTTGATGCAAGAGGTGCGATAAGTGTTACTCAAAGACAAGATTTTATTCTTAAAATAAGATATTTAGCAAAAGGGTGTGCTATTGTGTATGCAAGTAAAGATGATCCTAGCTTAAAAGAAAAATTTAGTGAGTATTTTACAGATGAAAATAGCTGA
- a CDS encoding Nif3-like dinuclear metal center hexameric protein, producing MKIAEIYQILDEVAPFEAQESWDNSGLLLGNMDDEFDKIYASIDLDSNLIQKIEKNSLVITHHPLIFKGLKSLNPSVYPSNLIYEIIKKDIKLISMHTNFDKFVLNQFVASEILGYKITEIRDFLVFFEVNKIFDEFAKEIKQKLKISNLRVVKASEFIKIATLCTGSGADLLGSFKSDCFLTGDLKYHSALESLENKISLIDINHFESEAYFGQSLAKNLQKYNLNIIITNSINPFLYI from the coding sequence ATGAAAATAGCTGAAATTTATCAAATTTTAGATGAGGTTGCACCTTTTGAAGCTCAAGAAAGCTGGGATAACTCAGGACTGCTTTTGGGAAATATGGACGATGAGTTTGATAAAATTTATGCAAGTATTGATTTAGACTCAAATTTGATTCAAAAAATAGAAAAAAACTCACTTGTTATAACTCACCATCCTTTAATTTTTAAAGGCTTAAAAAGTCTAAATCCTAGTGTTTATCCATCAAATTTAATTTATGAAATCATTAAAAAAGATATAAAGCTTATTTCAATGCACACAAATTTTGATAAATTTGTTTTAAATCAATTTGTAGCAAGTGAAATTTTAGGTTATAAAATCACTGAAATTCGTGATTTTTTAGTATTTTTTGAAGTTAATAAAATTTTCGATGAGTTTGCTAAAGAGATAAAACAAAAACTTAAAATTTCAAATTTAAGAGTTGTAAAGGCAAGCGAGTTTATAAAAATAGCTACGCTTTGTACTGGGAGTGGAGCTGATTTACTAGGAAGCTTTAAATCAGATTGTTTTTTAACTGGAGATTTAAAATACCATAGTGCACTTGAAAGCCTAGAAAATAAAATATCTTTAATTGATATAAATCACTTTGAAAGCGAAGCCTATTTTGGCCAGTCTTTAGCTAAAAATTTGCAAAAATACAATTTAAATATTATAATAACAAATTCAATTAATCCATTTTTATACATTTAA
- a CDS encoding zinc ribbon domain-containing protein, translated as MNKNLEQLIQLSNFDKNIDGFSPKIAAIQKELNDKQNEITEVQKEVENSNKEIEDLADEIEKTDNHIKDLNSQLKAGSKKHSAIKTEKELKSLQLEEELTKDQLSSANDEIERLENLMENKKSNQNELLDKEKTLKDEFENIQKNTEDELKNIESQREKFYLEKDKLVKKMDQKIISFYEKIRKWAGNTAVAKVKKQACYGCFMHINDKTYSNVIRSDEIVTCPNCGRILYKDFNDEEK; from the coding sequence ATGAACAAAAATTTAGAACAATTAATACAGCTATCAAATTTCGATAAAAATATTGATGGTTTTTCACCAAAAATCGCAGCTATCCAAAAAGAGCTTAATGATAAACAAAATGAAATTACAGAAGTTCAAAAAGAAGTTGAAAATTCAAATAAAGAGATAGAAGATTTAGCTGATGAGATAGAAAAAACTGACAATCATATAAAAGATTTAAACTCACAACTAAAAGCAGGTAGTAAAAAACACTCAGCTATAAAAACCGAAAAAGAGTTAAAATCACTTCAACTTGAAGAAGAGCTTACAAAAGATCAGTTAAGTTCTGCAAATGATGAGATAGAAAGACTTGAAAATTTGATGGAAAATAAAAAATCAAACCAAAATGAGCTTTTAGACAAAGAAAAAACACTAAAAGATGAGTTTGAAAATATTCAAAAAAATACAGAAGATGAGTTAAAAAACATAGAAAGCCAAAGAGAAAAATTTTATCTTGAAAAGGATAAACTTGTAAAAAAAATGGATCAAAAAATCATCTCTTTTTATGAAAAAATTAGAAAATGGGCAGGAAATACAGCTGTTGCAAAGGTTAAAAAACAAGCATGTTATGGCTGTTTTATGCATATAAATGATAAAACTTATAGTAATGTTATAAGATCTGATGAAATTGTAACTTGTCCAAATTGTGGAAGAATACTTTATAAAGATTTTAATGACGAAGAAAAATAG
- the waaA gene encoding lipid IV(A) 3-deoxy-D-manno-octulosonic acid transferase, whose translation MFYNLFSFFIWLFLTPFILVFSFKKKYKKSLPARFFLYKNPPLKKVDVHFHACSFGEISALEILALKFESFSFTTTTATGFEKAKSLNENTRFLPFECFIPFWLTKSKVLVVFEAELWLNLVKTAKKNGSYVILLNARISDRSYKRYEKFKFYYKEIFKYIDLVLAQSKLDKTRLLNLGAKNIEVVGNIKSANFKLASKDYPKFSEFLVTIASTHDGEEELILNNITPNKNQKFIIAPRHPERFCKVAKICEDFAKKFNLKFEKFSQNLGFKSNIILLDTMNEVINFYKISDVVILGGSFIDGIGGHNPIEIAQFNKPLINGYFYHNQKALFELVDGVNFSDLSNLNELLSLNLSKTMIKNKADLQSIENLIKIKIKEQNGC comes from the coding sequence GTGTTTTATAACTTATTTTCTTTTTTTATTTGGCTTTTTTTAACTCCTTTTATATTGGTTTTTTCATTTAAAAAAAAGTATAAAAAAAGCCTTCCCGCAAGATTTTTTCTATATAAAAATCCTCCACTAAAAAAAGTTGATGTGCATTTTCACGCTTGCAGTTTTGGGGAAATTTCAGCTCTCGAGATTCTAGCTTTAAAATTTGAAAGCTTTTCATTTACAACGACGACTGCAACAGGTTTTGAAAAGGCAAAAAGCCTAAATGAAAATACAAGATTTTTACCATTTGAATGTTTTATACCTTTTTGGCTTACAAAAAGTAAAGTTTTAGTTGTTTTTGAGGCTGAGCTTTGGTTGAATTTGGTAAAAACTGCTAAAAAAAATGGTTCTTATGTGATACTTTTAAACGCAAGAATTAGCGATAGATCATATAAAAGATATGAAAAATTTAAATTCTATTATAAAGAAATTTTTAAATACATTGATTTAGTATTAGCTCAAAGCAAGCTTGATAAAACTAGACTTTTAAATTTGGGAGCAAAAAACATAGAAGTTGTTGGAAATATAAAAAGTGCAAATTTTAAACTAGCAAGCAAAGACTATCCAAAATTTAGTGAGTTTTTAGTAACCATTGCAAGTACTCATGATGGCGAGGAAGAACTTATTTTAAATAATATAACGCCAAATAAAAATCAAAAATTTATAATCGCACCAAGGCATCCTGAAAGATTTTGTAAAGTAGCTAAAATTTGTGAAGATTTTGCTAAAAAATTTAATCTAAAATTTGAAAAATTTTCACAAAATTTAGGTTTTAAATCAAACATTATATTGCTTGATACAATGAACGAAGTTATAAATTTTTATAAAATAAGTGATGTTGTTATACTTGGAGGAAGCTTTATAGACGGTATTGGCGGACATAATCCAATAGAAATAGCTCAATTTAATAAGCCTTTAATAAATGGTTATTTTTATCATAACCAAAAGGCCTTGTTTGAACTAGTTGATGGTGTAAATTTTAGTGATTTATCAAATTTAAATGAGTTATTAAGTTTAAATTTGAGTAAAACAATGATTAAAAATAAAGCCGATTTACAAAGCATAGAAAATTTGATAAAAATAAAAATAAAGGAACAAAATGGCTGTTGA
- a CDS encoding pseudouridine synthase family protein, translating to MAVEKAYKLLALQENISNNEAKNLIDSGLVYLSGKKIILARGLVNTSAKFKVTKLKKPTIIFEDENILAINKPEFINSSDIEKKYKFPLINRLDKETSGVILLAKNEEFRQKAIQEFKNLNVKKTYIAIVSGVVSEKIEINDKILTIKNNNSKGRNEAFSKISDNGKTALTTVYPFMVSGKKSLVKIEIKTGRTHQIRVHLAAYDHAVIGDEKYAKLSSKRLFLHSYKTEILGYSFVAPLDNSFNEFGFEISKDMKF from the coding sequence ATGGCTGTTGAAAAAGCATATAAACTTTTAGCTTTGCAAGAAAATATCTCAAACAATGAAGCTAAGAACTTGATTGATAGCGGTTTAGTTTATTTAAGTGGCAAGAAAATAATTTTAGCAAGAGGGTTAGTTAATACAAGTGCAAAATTTAAAGTAACAAAATTAAAAAAACCAACTATTATTTTTGAAGATGAAAATATTTTGGCTATAAATAAACCTGAGTTTATAAATAGCTCAGATATTGAAAAAAAATATAAATTTCCACTTATTAATAGACTTGATAAAGAAACAAGCGGTGTTATACTCTTAGCTAAAAATGAGGAATTTAGACAAAAAGCCATACAAGAGTTTAAAAATTTAAATGTAAAAAAAACATATATTGCGATTGTAAGTGGTGTCGTTAGTGAAAAAATAGAAATTAATGATAAAATTTTAACTATAAAAAATAATAATTCAAAAGGTAGAAATGAAGCATTTTCTAAAATTTCAGATAATGGAAAAACCGCTCTTACTACAGTTTATCCATTTATGGTAAGTGGTAAAAAATCACTTGTTAAAATAGAGATTAAAACAGGCAGAACTCACCAAATAAGAGTGCATTTAGCTGCTTATGATCACGCTGTAATTGGCGATGAAAAGTATGCAAAACTAAGCTCAAAAAGACTTTTTTTACACTCATATAAAACTGAAATTTTAGGATATTCTTTTGTAGCTCCGCTTGATAATAGTTTTAACGAGTTTGGTTTTGAGATTTCAAAAGATATGAAATTTTAA
- the ffh gene encoding signal recognition particle protein translates to MFVQIGESLRSAVNKLRIVDDEKALKNALVTLRKALLKSDVHHKVTKDFVAMIEDDLKENGIGQKQFLDSIKKNLTDILTAPGNQGFVYSSKPPTVVLMSGLQGGGKTTSTVKLANNLKQKNKKVLIAAADLQRLAAVEQLKQLCEANEIDLFYIENEKDPVKVAKEALQKAKKELYDVLFVDTAGRLAIDEALMSELKDVKNAINPDEIFYVADAMSGQDGVRTADTFNKELGITGVILSKFDADTKGGVAIGIAHQIGVPLRFVGTGEKVADIEGFIPDRIVGRIMGEGDLATLVEKTSAVFNEKDVKDITKKIKKGKFTFNDFVSQLESVKKLGNMKSLIGMLPGMGNLAEKIGDMDLENSKEIIHIKAMISSMTPKERENPDLLNNSRKRRIAAGAGLTQMEVNKFIKQFTNASKLAKKLTNKGGIRGMASLMQGGQKFPG, encoded by the coding sequence GTGTTTGTACAAATAGGTGAATCACTTAGATCAGCTGTAAATAAGCTTAGAATTGTTGATGATGAAAAGGCGCTTAAAAATGCCCTTGTAACGCTTAGAAAAGCACTTTTAAAATCAGATGTTCATCATAAAGTAACAAAAGATTTTGTTGCTATGATAGAAGATGATTTAAAAGAAAATGGCATCGGGCAAAAGCAGTTTTTAGACTCAATTAAAAAGAATTTAACAGATATTTTAACAGCTCCAGGAAATCAAGGATTTGTTTATTCAAGCAAGCCACCAACAGTTGTTCTTATGAGTGGACTTCAAGGTGGTGGTAAAACAACATCAACTGTCAAACTTGCAAATAACCTAAAACAAAAAAATAAAAAAGTATTAATAGCTGCTGCAGACTTACAAAGACTTGCTGCAGTTGAACAGTTAAAACAACTTTGCGAGGCAAATGAAATAGATCTTTTTTATATTGAAAATGAAAAAGACCCTGTTAAAGTTGCAAAAGAGGCTTTGCAAAAAGCTAAAAAAGAGCTTTATGATGTGCTTTTTGTAGATACTGCAGGAAGACTTGCAATAGATGAAGCTTTAATGAGCGAGTTAAAAGATGTTAAAAACGCCATAAATCCAGATGAAATTTTTTATGTAGCAGATGCTATGAGTGGACAAGATGGCGTTAGAACAGCTGATACATTTAATAAAGAACTTGGAATAACAGGGGTTATTTTAAGTAAATTTGATGCTGATACAAAAGGCGGAGTAGCTATTGGTATAGCTCATCAAATCGGAGTTCCTTTAAGATTTGTTGGAACAGGCGAAAAAGTAGCTGATATAGAGGGCTTTATACCTGATAGAATTGTCGGAAGAATCATGGGCGAGGGCGATCTTGCTACTTTAGTTGAAAAAACAAGTGCTGTTTTTAATGAAAAAGATGTAAAAGATATAACCAAAAAAATTAAAAAAGGGAAATTTACATTTAATGACTTTGTAAGTCAGCTTGAAAGTGTTAAAAAACTTGGAAATATGAAAAGTTTAATTGGAATGCTTCCAGGAATGGGAAATTTAGCTGAAAAAATAGGCGATATGGATTTAGAAAATTCAAAAGAAATAATTCATATAAAAGCTATGATTAGTTCTATGACACCAAAAGAAAGAGAAAATCCAGATTTGTTAAATAATTCAAGAAAAAGAAGAATTGCTGCAGGAGCTGGCCTAACACAGATGGAAGTTAATAAATTTATAAAGCAATTTACAAATGCCTCAAAACTAGCAAAAAAACTTACAAATAAAGGTGGCATTCGCGGAATGGCATCTTTAATGCAAGGCGGACAAAAATTTCCGGGATAA
- the rpsP gene encoding 30S ribosomal protein S16 has protein sequence MATVVRLTKIGRKKRPFYRIVVTDSRKRRDGGYIESIGYYDPMANPEVVKFDAERLQYWKSVGAKLSERVERITK, from the coding sequence ATGGCAACAGTTGTAAGACTAACAAAAATAGGTCGTAAAAAAAGACCATTTTATCGTATAGTTGTAACAGATAGTAGAAAAAGAAGAGATGGTGGATATATAGAGAGCATTGGTTATTATGATCCTATGGCAAATCCTGAAGTTGTTAAATTTGACGCTGAAAGATTACAGTATTGGAAAAGCGTTGGAGCAAAACTTAGTGAACGTGTAGAGAGAATAACCAAATAG
- a CDS encoding KH domain-containing protein, translating into MVEEFIRQYALLICEYPEKIKIEKVKIDDNFYEIIIYADKTDTGKLIGKNGQMINAIRTVVLGYKAKDAASYKFSVKALEE; encoded by the coding sequence ATGGTTGAAGAATTTATCAGACAATATGCTTTACTTATATGCGAGTATCCAGAAAAAATAAAAATAGAAAAAGTAAAAATTGATGATAATTTTTATGAAATTATCATTTACGCAGATAAAACTGATACTGGAAAACTCATAGGTAAAAATGGTCAAATGATAAACGCCATAAGAACTGTTGTTCTTGGCTATAAAGCTAAAGATGCAGCTTCTTATAAATTTAGTGTAAAAGCCCTAGAAGAGTAG
- the rimM gene encoding ribosome maturation factor RimM (Essential for efficient processing of 16S rRNA) — MSELLTVAKIGKTIGLRGALKLHNKSDFVSQFKKNAKFFLSDGTILEILSYNSASSQVIFKDYESIELASNLVNKFLYQSIEATRKNCKLKKDEYFYFDIIGLEVIENGETLGKVVDILEVGANFLFEIKTDEKLVSQGFTKNFFVPYIDEYLDKISIQTKQIFTKNAKLILKES, encoded by the coding sequence ATGAGTGAGCTTCTTACAGTCGCCAAAATTGGTAAAACTATAGGACTAAGAGGAGCTTTAAAACTACATAATAAGAGCGACTTTGTCTCACAATTTAAAAAAAATGCTAAATTTTTTTTAAGTGATGGCACCATACTTGAAATTTTATCTTACAATAGTGCTAGCTCACAAGTAATTTTTAAAGATTATGAAAGTATAGAGCTTGCTTCAAATTTGGTAAATAAATTTCTTTATCAAAGCATTGAAGCTACTAGAAAAAATTGTAAATTAAAAAAAGATGAGTATTTCTACTTTGATATAATAGGTCTTGAAGTTATAGAAAACGGTGAAACCTTAGGAAAAGTTGTGGATATTTTAGAAGTTGGAGCAAATTTTTTATTTGAGATAAAAACTGATGAAAAGTTAGTGAGCCAAGGATTTACAAAAAACTTTTTTGTTCCATATATTGATGAATATTTAGATAAAATTTCAATCCAAACAAAACAAATTTTTACAAAAAATGCAAAACTTATTTTAAAAGAGTCATGA
- the trmD gene encoding tRNA (guanosine(37)-N1)-methyltransferase TrmD — MKFNFITLFENLIKPYFDDSILKRALDKNLFEVSFINPRDFSKDKHKKVDDYMIGGGAGLLMGIQPLSDTILNVKNKNPNTHIIYLTPVGKKFTQKDAKRLSKKDNITFICGRYEGIDERVIEKYVNEVFCIGDFIMTGGELGALCMCDAICRNINGVLGNANSLEVESFENSLLEAPSFTKPNIFENLPVPSEFLKGNHGKISALKNQMARLKTNYFRPDLKDNHEK; from the coding sequence ATGAAATTTAACTTTATAACTCTTTTTGAAAATCTTATAAAACCTTATTTTGATGATTCTATACTAAAAAGAGCTTTGGATAAAAATCTTTTTGAAGTTAGTTTTATAAATCCAAGAGATTTTAGTAAAGACAAGCATAAAAAAGTTGATGATTATATGATAGGTGGTGGAGCTGGACTTTTAATGGGCATCCAGCCATTAAGTGATACAATTTTAAATGTAAAAAATAAAAATCCCAACACTCATATAATTTACCTAACTCCAGTTGGCAAAAAATTTACTCAAAAAGATGCAAAAAGACTTTCAAAAAAAGATAATATTACTTTTATTTGCGGACGTTATGAAGGTATAGATGAAAGAGTTATAGAAAAATATGTAAATGAGGTATTTTGTATTGGAGATTTTATCATGACAGGCGGAGAACTTGGAGCTTTATGTATGTGTGATGCAATTTGTAGAAACATAAATGGAGTTTTAGGAAATGCCAATTCACTTGAAGTTGAAAGTTTTGAAAATTCACTTTTAGAAGCACCATCTTTTACAAAACCAAATATTTTTGAAAATTTACCTGTGCCTTCAGAGTTTTTAAAGGGAAATCACGGTAAAATATCAGCTTTAAAAAATCAAATGGCGAGATTAAAGACAAACTATTTTCGCCCTGACTTAAAGGACAATCATGAGAAATAA
- the rplS gene encoding 50S ribosomal protein L19, producing MRNKYIQAFEEAQISKRSIPEFRAGDTLRVAIRITEGEKTRIQNFEGICIAKRGTGTGKTFIIRKIGANNVGVERIFPLYGENLEEIKVLRHGKVRRAKLFYLRDRRGKAAKIKELRK from the coding sequence ATGAGAAATAAATATATACAAGCTTTTGAAGAAGCTCAAATTTCTAAAAGAAGTATTCCTGAATTTCGTGCGGGCGATACTTTAAGAGTTGCTATAAGAATTACTGAAGGTGAAAAAACAAGAATTCAAAACTTTGAGGGTATTTGCATAGCTAAAAGAGGAACTGGAACAGGCAAGACTTTTATAATCCGCAAAATCGGTGCAAATAACGTCGGTGTTGAGAGAATTTTCCCACTTTATGGTGAAAACCTCGAAGAGATAAAAGTTTTAAGACATGGAAAAGTTAGAAGAGCAAAACTATTCTATTTAAGAGATAGAAGAGGTAAAGCTGCAAAAATTAAAGAGCTTAGAAAATAA
- a CDS encoding cupin domain-containing protein, which translates to MQIYKFNKTEFDGVNAKLLYEDKFSKEICLSMAKNSFMKEHFAPSPIKVQVLKGSIEFGVDNEKVILSQFDMIALDSMVKHSLKANEDSIIRLSLSLNDTFSRVKEVLNK; encoded by the coding sequence ATGCAGATTTATAAATTTAACAAAACTGAATTTGATGGTGTTAATGCTAAGCTTTTATATGAAGATAAATTTTCAAAAGAAATTTGTCTTAGTATGGCAAAAAACAGCTTTATGAAGGAGCATTTTGCTCCAAGCCCTATAAAAGTTCAGGTTTTAAAAGGTAGTATCGAGTTTGGCGTTGATAATGAAAAAGTTATTTTAAGCCAGTTTGATATGATAGCTCTTGATTCTATGGTTAAGCACTCTTTAAAAGCCAACGAAGATAGCATAATAAGACTGAGCCTATCTTTAAATGATACTTTTTCAAGAGTTAAAGAAGTATTAAATAAATAA